Proteins encoded in a region of the Flammeovirga yaeyamensis genome:
- a CDS encoding SusC/RagA family TonB-linked outer membrane protein, producing the protein MFKRLLSLWVLMLALCINAAAQERTVTGSVVENGQPLPGVTVLVKGTSQGSITDFNGQFSILASEQDVLVFSFVGYLNQEIQVGTKSTINVSLEQDVEQLEEVVVTAMGQQTDKKSIGYAFQEVQVETLQQAGNPGLAGALQGKVSGVDIKPSSGMPGASTQINIRGARSFTGNNAPLYVVDGMPISSNPDFSTGSSVTGADVANRAVDIDPNDIASINILKGQAAAALYGIRASNGVIIIETKSGKGGKNSKPVVNISNSTSFDVVSRSPEYQTTYAQGAGGVFNPYQSMGWGPKISDIPNDINTDPEKPTGPNGIGYGGNHQGHPGKYFVPQLEHAGMDPWVTPGSYDNFGDYFGTGYTINTSANISQSTDNVNYSVGISNVDQKGIAPNTGMGRWNAKARFDATMNDHFSAGASANYVQSEIDKLSAGNDAALAGVYAAPPSYNLKGIPSANPTDPYDQIYYRSLTFPNPYWAAENNVFNEKTDRFYGNAYLQYETKLRDNMDVRVKYQLGIDAYTSHYQDIFEYGNKGIVNGIGGGSINNYGVSNNTLNSLATVNFNWDVTSKSKITAIVGNELNDQTKKTYDQYGSNFNGGGWKHITNTQVQSMNETQRMTRTVGFFGSLTYSYDQIFFLTATGRNDFVSTMPRNNRSFFYPSISTSVVLSEMDFLNKVDELSLFKVRASFAQVGQAGDYYENFYSTPSYGGGWWSGEYPINYPMNGITGFNRSGTLYDPALKPQNTMSFEVGTDLGFFNDRIVFSYTYSYQDVKDQIFAVPLAKSTGYSQKLTNGGRINTNAHEINLTLVPIQKKDLRWDMTFNYSKIVSVVQELAPGVESIFLGGFVTPQVRAAEGFAYPVIYGSSYLRDDNDNIIVDENGLPMMGDEEIIGDVTPDFILGFNTSLQYKNWNLSAVFDWKHGGEMYSGTNGLMDFYGMSKRTENRDEDFVFEGVKEDGTPNDIVIGPNGAVSHEGYYNRQNNINESFIYDNSFIKLRELAIGYQFPEKVFNGTTGVRLSAFARNILLWSKLPNLDPESSQGNNNMGGSFERFSMPNTSSFGFGVDLTF; encoded by the coding sequence ATGTTTAAGCGACTTTTATCTTTATGGGTGCTTATGCTTGCATTATGCATTAATGCAGCTGCACAAGAGAGAACAGTTACGGGTAGTGTTGTCGAAAATGGCCAACCCTTACCAGGTGTTACTGTTCTAGTTAAAGGAACTTCACAAGGTTCTATTACCGATTTTAACGGACAATTTTCAATTCTTGCATCAGAACAAGATGTTCTTGTTTTTTCATTTGTCGGTTACCTTAATCAGGAAATTCAAGTAGGTACCAAGTCTACAATCAATGTAAGCTTGGAGCAAGATGTTGAGCAGTTAGAGGAAGTGGTTGTTACTGCTATGGGGCAACAAACCGATAAGAAATCAATCGGTTATGCTTTTCAGGAAGTTCAAGTAGAAACTTTACAACAAGCGGGTAATCCGGGTTTAGCAGGTGCACTTCAAGGTAAAGTTTCAGGTGTTGATATTAAACCATCATCTGGTATGCCTGGTGCATCAACACAAATCAATATTCGTGGGGCAAGATCATTTACTGGAAACAATGCACCATTGTATGTAGTGGATGGAATGCCGATTTCTTCGAATCCAGATTTCTCTACGGGATCTTCAGTAACAGGTGCTGATGTTGCCAACAGAGCAGTTGATATTGATCCTAACGACATCGCAAGCATCAATATCTTAAAAGGTCAAGCTGCCGCAGCACTTTATGGTATTCGTGCATCAAACGGTGTTATTATTATTGAAACAAAATCAGGAAAAGGTGGTAAAAACTCAAAGCCTGTAGTGAATATTTCAAATAGCACATCATTTGATGTTGTTTCTAGATCTCCTGAGTACCAAACAACTTACGCACAAGGTGCTGGAGGTGTTTTTAATCCTTATCAATCAATGGGTTGGGGACCAAAAATTTCAGATATACCGAACGATATTAATACTGATCCTGAAAAGCCTACAGGTCCAAATGGAATTGGATATGGAGGTAATCATCAAGGTCACCCGGGAAAATATTTTGTACCTCAATTAGAACATGCAGGTATGGACCCTTGGGTAACTCCAGGTTCATACGATAATTTTGGCGATTACTTTGGAACAGGATATACAATTAATACTTCAGCAAATATTAGTCAGTCTACAGATAATGTAAATTATAGTGTTGGTATTTCAAATGTAGATCAAAAAGGTATAGCTCCAAACACTGGAATGGGTAGATGGAATGCGAAAGCAAGATTTGATGCTACCATGAATGATCATTTTAGTGCAGGTGCTTCAGCAAACTATGTACAATCTGAAATCGATAAGCTATCTGCAGGTAACGATGCGGCTCTAGCAGGTGTTTATGCTGCTCCTCCTTCATATAATTTGAAAGGAATTCCTTCAGCAAACCCTACGGATCCATATGACCAGATTTACTATAGATCTTTAACTTTCCCTAATCCATATTGGGCAGCAGAAAACAATGTTTTCAACGAAAAAACAGATCGTTTCTACGGTAATGCATATTTACAATATGAAACTAAGTTGAGAGATAATATGGATGTCCGTGTGAAATACCAGTTGGGTATTGATGCGTATACTTCACATTATCAAGATATTTTTGAATATGGTAATAAGGGTATTGTGAATGGTATTGGTGGAGGCTCTATCAACAATTATGGTGTAAGTAATAATACTTTGAACTCTTTAGCAACAGTTAATTTTAATTGGGACGTTACTTCAAAGAGCAAAATTACAGCAATTGTTGGTAATGAATTAAACGATCAAACAAAGAAAACTTATGATCAATATGGTTCTAATTTCAACGGTGGAGGTTGGAAACATATTACGAATACTCAAGTTCAATCAATGAACGAAACCCAACGAATGACTAGAACGGTTGGTTTCTTTGGTAGCTTAACATACTCTTATGATCAGATTTTCTTCTTGACAGCTACAGGTCGTAATGACTTCGTTTCAACGATGCCGAGAAATAATAGATCGTTCTTCTACCCTTCTATTTCAACTTCGGTAGTTTTAAGCGAAATGGATTTCTTAAATAAGGTAGACGAATTATCCCTATTTAAAGTAAGAGCTTCATTTGCTCAAGTAGGCCAAGCAGGAGATTATTATGAAAATTTCTATAGTACCCCTTCTTACGGTGGTGGATGGTGGTCTGGAGAATATCCAATCAACTATCCAATGAATGGTATTACGGGTTTTAATAGATCAGGAACACTTTACGACCCAGCATTGAAGCCTCAAAATACAATGTCTTTTGAGGTAGGTACAGATTTAGGTTTCTTCAATGATCGTATCGTATTCTCTTACACGTACTCATACCAAGATGTAAAAGACCAAATTTTTGCTGTTCCATTAGCTAAATCGACTGGTTATTCTCAGAAATTGACAAATGGTGGTCGTATTAATACAAATGCACACGAGATCAACTTGACTTTAGTACCAATTCAGAAAAAAGATCTAAGATGGGATATGACTTTCAACTATTCGAAAATCGTATCTGTAGTTCAAGAATTAGCTCCAGGTGTTGAGTCAATTTTCTTAGGTGGTTTTGTTACTCCTCAAGTTAGAGCAGCTGAAGGATTCGCTTATCCTGTAATTTATGGTTCGTCGTATCTAAGAGATGATAACGACAATATTATTGTTGACGAAAATGGTTTACCAATGATGGGTGATGAAGAAATTATTGGTGATGTTACTCCTGATTTTATTTTAGGATTCAATACAAGTCTTCAATACAAAAACTGGAATTTATCTGCTGTATTTGATTGGAAACATGGTGGAGAAATGTACTCAGGTACTAATGGTTTGATGGATTTTTATGGTATGTCAAAAAGAACTGAAAACAGAGATGAAGATTTTGTTTTCGAAGGTGTAAAAGAAGACGGAACACCAAATGATATCGTGATTGGACCAAACGGAGCAGTTTCTCACGAAGGATACTATAATAGACAGAATAACATCAATGAGTCATTTATTTATGATAACTCATTCATTAAGTTAAGAGAATTGGCTATTGGCTATCAATTCCCTGAGAAAGTATTTAATGGAACTACTGGTGTTAGATTATCAGCTTTTGCACGTAACATCTTATTATGGTCTAAATTACCAAATTTAGACCCTGAATCATCTCAAGGTAACAATAATATGGGTGGATCTTTCGAAAGATTCTCTATGCCAAACACTTCAAGCTTTGGTTTTGGTGTTGACTTAACATTCTAA
- a CDS encoding SusD/RagB family nutrient-binding outer membrane lipoprotein, which translates to MTIKKYINKFAIALLATVTLFSCSEDKMDEINQNPNNPTEVASNLVLADLINRTAVQIANGDFAFYASLYVEHFVGTHNQFFQAEIRDDGQLTVSSTYNNSWNGAYTALRDSKDVIRICSEEGHEAGNTSNAGIAQVLMAYNLAILTDMCGDVPWSEALDPDEHMLPHLDKQEDIYKEIFLMIDDAIINLETENNYANIGMYDILYQGQLDLWVKFAHGLKARLLMRQSHIDASVYDQVLEEIKLSFADASEEAKYLYNGGSTINPYALLWGIRRQYGASKSMHDMMTANNDPRLGRYFIPNDHDDVTELVLGANGQNEQNQNLYGMSDYFNDRTYPTQFLSFHELKFLEAEALERKGQSGAEAATAAIKAAFIYADMEEGAQKAEEYIATIDNLDIDRIMAEKYISSYQSESIEAYNDFRRLKAMNGGNHPSYVHFLNPKEDKFPLRYTYGADDVNNNANVREAYQKVNVYTDNVWWAGGQY; encoded by the coding sequence ATGACAATCAAGAAATATATAAATAAGTTTGCCATTGCATTGTTGGCAACTGTAACCTTATTCTCTTGTTCAGAGGATAAGATGGATGAGATCAATCAAAACCCGAACAACCCAACAGAGGTGGCTTCGAACTTGGTCTTAGCAGATTTGATTAACAGAACTGCAGTACAAATTGCGAATGGTGATTTCGCATTTTATGCATCACTTTATGTAGAGCATTTTGTAGGAACTCACAACCAGTTCTTTCAAGCAGAAATTAGAGACGATGGACAACTGACTGTATCTTCTACTTACAATAACTCTTGGAATGGTGCTTATACTGCATTAAGAGATTCTAAAGATGTTATTAGAATTTGTTCTGAGGAAGGTCATGAGGCTGGGAATACATCAAACGCAGGTATTGCTCAAGTATTGATGGCTTACAATCTTGCAATCTTAACGGATATGTGTGGTGATGTACCTTGGTCTGAAGCTTTAGATCCAGACGAACATATGCTTCCTCACTTGGATAAGCAAGAAGATATTTACAAAGAAATTTTCTTAATGATTGATGATGCAATCATCAACTTGGAAACGGAAAACAATTATGCCAATATTGGTATGTATGATATCTTATACCAAGGTCAATTAGACCTTTGGGTGAAGTTCGCTCACGGTTTAAAGGCAAGGTTATTAATGCGTCAGTCGCATATTGATGCTTCTGTTTACGATCAAGTTTTAGAAGAAATCAAATTGTCGTTTGCTGATGCTTCTGAAGAAGCTAAGTATTTATACAACGGTGGTTCGACGATTAATCCTTATGCATTACTTTGGGGAATTCGTAGACAATATGGTGCATCAAAATCTATGCATGATATGATGACAGCGAATAACGACCCACGTTTGGGAAGATACTTCATTCCAAATGATCATGATGATGTGACAGAACTTGTATTAGGAGCGAACGGTCAGAATGAGCAGAATCAAAACCTTTATGGTATGTCAGATTACTTCAACGATCGTACTTACCCTACTCAATTCTTAAGTTTCCACGAGTTGAAATTCTTAGAAGCTGAAGCTTTGGAGAGAAAAGGTCAGTCGGGTGCTGAAGCAGCAACTGCAGCAATCAAGGCAGCATTCATTTATGCAGATATGGAAGAAGGTGCTCAGAAAGCAGAGGAGTATATTGCTACAATCGACAACTTAGATATCGATAGAATTATGGCTGAAAAATATATTTCAAGCTACCAATCTGAATCTATTGAAGCATATAACGACTTCAGAAGATTGAAAGCGATGAACGGAGGAAACCATCCTTCGTATGTTCATTTCTTGAACCCTAAAGAAGACAAGTTCCCATTAAGATATACTTATGGTGCAGACGACGTGAACAATAATGCAAACGTTAGAGAAGCATATCAAAAAGTAAATGTTTATACGGATAATGTTTGGTGGGCTGGTGGACAATACTAA